In Prunus dulcis chromosome 1, ALMONDv2, whole genome shotgun sequence, the following are encoded in one genomic region:
- the LOC117636482 gene encoding probable ribose-5-phosphate isomerase 2, with protein MEAGILVSSPTSSSPLSTPIPSVILTQDELKKIAAYKAVEYVESGMVLGLGTGSTAKHAVDRIGELLHQGKLQNIVGIPTSKKTHEQALSVGIPLSDLDSHPVLDLAIDGADEVDPHLNLVKGRGGSLLREKMVEGACRKFVVIVDESKLVKHLGGSGLAMPVEIVPFCWKFTAKRLQDLFEDAGCVGKLRTFGENGEPFVTDNGNYIVDLYFKKDIGDLKAASDTILQLAGVVEHGMFLDMATTVIVASELGITVKNK; from the coding sequence ATGGAAGCTGGGATTTTGGTGTCTTCCCCAACCTCTTCCTCGCCTCTATCTACTCCCATTCCCTCTGTGATTCTAACCCAGGACGAGTTGAAGAAAATCGCAGCCTACAAAGCCGTGGAGTATGTCGAGTCTGGCATGGTCCTCGGCCTTGGCACCGGCTCCACCGCTAAGCACGCCGTGGACCGAATCGGTGAGCTTTTGCACCAGGGAAAGCTCCAGAACATCGTCGGAATACCCACTTCTAAGAAGACCCATGAACAAGCTCTGTCCGTGGGAATTCCATTGTCGGACCTCGATTCGCACCCTGTTCTTGATCTCGCGATCGATGGCGCCGATGAGGTCGATCCCCACCTCAATTTGGTCAAAGGCCGAGGTGGGTCGCTATTGAGGGAAAAGATGGTTGAAGGTGCTTGTAGGAAATTTGTGGTTATCGTTGATGAGTCCAAGCTTGTTAAGCATTTGGGGGGCAGTGGGCTCGCTATGCCGGTTGAGATTGTGCCCTTTTGCTGGAAATTCACGGCCAAAAGGCTGCAAGACTTGTTTGAGGACGCGGGTTGTGTTGGAAAGCTCAGGACTTTTGGTGAAAATGGTGAGCCTTTTGTGACAGACAATGGGAATTACATTGTGGACTTGTATTTCAAGAAAGATATTGGGGATTTGAAGGCAGCCAGTGACACAATTTTGCAGCTTGCTGGAGTTGTTGAGCATGGAATGTTCCTGGACATGGCGACGACTGTGATTGTCGCAAGCGAGCTTGGTATCACGGTGAAGAATAAGTAG
- the LOC117617580 gene encoding uncharacterized protein LOC117617580 has protein sequence MSSTVLISSLHSALPPPPPPCSNSGIHRPHLKTGLFEMQRRRRRRHPLKIFASCGRDNYDGKLVDEDMIVLRMRIHDMKMAAEMQDDDHKAPANWMQWEKRYFDNYNSDIFEAVGLLQTHLMNTRPCVALGMLALITLSVPISTAALLDIFKGILLAH, from the coding sequence ATGTCTAGCACAGTGCTAATCTCTTCTCTTCACTCAGCtctgccaccaccaccaccgccatGTTCCAATTCCGGCATTCATCGACCGCACCTGAAGACAGGGTTATTTGAGATgcagaggaggaggaggaggaggcatCCTTTGAAGATTTTCGCATCGTGCGGTCGTGATAACTACGATGGTAAACTTGTTGACGAAGACATGATTGTTCTTCGAATGCGAATTCACGACATGAAGATGGCTGCGGAGATGCAAGATGATGATCATAAAGCCCCAGCAAATTGGATGCAATGGGAAAAGCGATATTTTGATAATTACAATTCGGACATCTTTGAAGCCGTGGGGTTATTGCAAACCCATTTGATGAACACAAGGCCTTGCGTGGCTCTGGGAATGCTTGCTCTCATTACACTCAGCGTCCCAATTTCTACGGCTGCTTTGTTGGACATTTTCAAGGGGATCTTATTAGCTCATTAG
- the LOC117615594 gene encoding protein PIN-LIKES 2 isoform X1, with protein MSRYLMELYRDNLEYSGDVMSAIVPLMKLLSLTVIGLVLSHPKSQMIPRATFKLLSKLVFALFLPCLIFTELGESITLKNFVQWWFIPVNVLVSTLIGCLLGYLVVIICRPPAELNRFTIIMTAFGNTGNLPLAVVGSVCHTPKNPFGPHCHSRGVAYVSFAQWVAVILVYTLVYHMMEPPLEYYEIVEEGVEIDETQTNDMSRPLLVEAEWPGIEEKETEHSKTPFIARVFKSISSVSQSTLQDADLSGEGGGNSPRSIRCLAEPRVVRRMRIVAEQTPIRHILQPPTIASLFAIVIGTVPLLKAFFFGDDAPLSFLTDSLEILAGAMVPSVMLILGGMLAEGPNDSTLGLRTTIGITVARLLLLPMLGIGIVALADKLNFLVDGDAMYRFVLLMQYTTPSAILLGAIASLRGYAVSEASALLFWQHVFALFSLSLYIVIYFKLVTYV; from the coding sequence ATGTCTCGGTATCTTATGGAATTGTACCGAGATAATTTGGAGTATAGTGGGGATGTGATGAGTGCAATAGTACCTTTGATGAAACTTTTGTCACTCACGGTCATTGGACTGGTTCTTTCACACCCAAAATCTCAAATGATTCCAAGAGCTACTTTTAAGCTACTCAGCAAGCTTGTTTTTGCCTTGTTCTTGCCATGTCTAATCTTTACTGAACTAGGCGAATCCATTACACTCAAAAACTTTGTTCAGTGGTGGTTTATCCCAGTTAATGTGCTAGTGAGTACACTTATTGGTTGTTTGCTTGGGTACTTAGTGGTGATCATATGTCGTCCGCCCGCAGAGTTAAACAGATTTACCATTATCATGACTGCATTTGGGAATACTGGAAATCTCCCACTTGCCGTTGTTGGATCTGTCTGTCATACTCCGAAAAACCCATTTGGACCCCATTGTCACTCTAGAGGGGTGGCTTATGTTTCTTTCGCCCAGTGGGTTGCTGTAATTCTTGTTTATACCCTTGTTTACCACATGATGGAACCCCCATTGGAGTATTATGAGATTGTTGAAGAAGGGGTTGAGATTGACGAAACACAAACTAACGATATGAGTAGACCTCTACTTGTAGAAGCTGAATGGCCTggtattgaagaaaaagaaactgagCATTCCAAGACACCCTTTATTGCTAGAGTTTTCAAAAGCATCTCAAGTGTTTCGCAGAGCACTTTGCAGGATGCTGATCTCTCAGGAGAAGGTGGTGGAAACAGTCCCAGGTCGATTAGGTGTTTGGCTGAACCTAGGGTGGTCAGGAGGATGAGAATTGTTGCTGAACAAACTCCAATACGGCACATACTGCAACCCCCAACAATTGCTTCTCTATTTGCCATCGTTATTGGGACAGTGCCTCTGTTAAAGGCTTTTTTCTTCGGAGATGATGCTCCACTATCCTTCCTCACAGACAGCTTAGAGATTTTAGCTGGTGCAATGGTGCCTTCTGTAATGCTTATTCTTGGGGGTATGCTTGCAGAGGGGCCAAATGATTCTACTCTAGGGCTCCGAACTACTATTGGTATAACTGTGGCAAGGCTTTTATTGCTTCCTATGTTGGGAATTGGTATTGTGGCGTTGGCTGATAAGCTCAATTTTCTGGTTGATGGCGATGCAATGTACAGGTTTGTGCTTTTGATGCAGTACACGACACCAAGCGCAATTTTATTGGGAGCAATTGCGAGCTTGAGGGGTTATGCAGTAAGCGAGGCCTCGGCACTTCTCTTCTGGCAGCATGTGTTTGCCCTCTTCTCCCTTTCTTTGTATATTGTTATCTACTTTAAATTAGTAACATATGTCTGA
- the LOC117615594 gene encoding protein PIN-LIKES 2 isoform X2: MSRYLMELYRDNLEYSGDVMSAIVPLMKLLSLTVIGLVLSHPKSQMIPRATFKLLSKLVFALFLPCLIFTELGESITLKNFVQWWFIPVNVLVSTLIGCLLGYLVVIICRPPAELNRFTIIMTAFGNTGNLPLAVVGSVCHTPKNPFGPHCHSRGVAYVSFAQWVAVILVYTLVYHMMEPPLEYYEIVEEGVEIDETQTNDMSRPLLVEAEWPGIEEKETEHSKTPFIARVFKSISSVSQSTLQDADLSGEGGGNSPRSIRCLAEPRVVRRMRIVAEQTPIRHILQPPTIASLFAIVIGTVPLLKAFFFGDDAPLSFLTDSLEILAGAMVPSVMLILGGMLAEGPNDSTLGLRTTIGLCF; encoded by the exons ATGTCTCGGTATCTTATGGAATTGTACCGAGATAATTTGGAGTATAGTGGGGATGTGATGAGTGCAATAGTACCTTTGATGAAACTTTTGTCACTCACGGTCATTGGACTGGTTCTTTCACACCCAAAATCTCAAATGATTCCAAGAGCTACTTTTAAGCTACTCAGCAAGCTTGTTTTTGCCTTGTTCTTGCCATGTCTAATCTTTACTGAACTAGGCGAATCCATTACACTCAAAAACTTTGTTCAGTGGTGGTTTATCCCAGTTAATGTGCTAGTGAGTACACTTATTGGTTGTTTGCTTGGGTACTTAGTGGTGATCATATGTCGTCCGCCCGCAGAGTTAAACAGATTTACCATTATCATGACTGCATTTGGGAATACTGGAAATCTCCCACTTGCCGTTGTTGGATCTGTCTGTCATACTCCGAAAAACCCATTTGGACCCCATTGTCACTCTAGAGGGGTGGCTTATGTTTCTTTCGCCCAGTGGGTTGCTGTAATTCTTGTTTATACCCTTGTTTACCACATGATGGAACCCCCATTGGAGTATTATGAGATTGTTGAAGAAGGGGTTGAGATTGACGAAACACAAACTAACGATATGAGTAGACCTCTACTTGTAGAAGCTGAATGGCCTggtattgaagaaaaagaaactgagCATTCCAAGACACCCTTTATTGCTAGAGTTTTCAAAAGCATCTCAAGTGTTTCGCAGAGCACTTTGCAGGATGCTGATCTCTCAGGAGAAGGTGGTGGAAACAGTCCCAGGTCGATTAGGTGTTTGGCTGAACCTAGGGTGGTCAGGAGGATGAGAATTGTTGCTGAACAAACTCCAATACGGCACATACTGCAACCCCCAACAATTGCTTCTCTATTTGCCATCGTTATTGGGACAGTGCCTCTGTTAAAGGCTTTTTTCTTCGGAGATGATGCTCCACTATCCTTCCTCACAGACAGCTTAGAGATTTTAGCTGGTGCAATGGTGCCTTCTGTAATGCTTATTCTTGGGGGTATGCTTGCAGAGGGGCCAAATGATTCTACTCTAGGGCTCCGAACTACTATTG GTTTGTGCTTTTGA
- the LOC117613925 gene encoding uncharacterized protein LOC117613925 yields MASTSLLSSSSSSSSIVSFNPFSGIDRHQKRAARSATRVFASSRKEADHERYRQNFYRSRLVDENMIVLRKRVHEMKMVERNYEPPSDWLDWEKRYYTTYDSFICQLMGLLQSQLMNTRPSFALATMALIILSLPTSTLLLFFHLLDLTKGILTLN; encoded by the coding sequence ATGGCATCAACTTCactcctttcttcttcttcttcttcttcttccattgtCTCGTTTAACCCATTTTCAGGCATAGATCGACATCAAAAGCGAGCTGCACGGTCTGCTACAAGGGTATTTGCGTCAAGCAGAAAAGAAGCGGATCATGAGCGGTACCGGCAAAACTTCTATAGGAGCAGGCTGGTGGATGAGAACATGATTGTTCTGAGGAAAAGGGTTCATGAGATGAAGATGGTGGAGAGGAACTACGAGCCTCCCTCTGATTGGCTCGACTGGGAGAAGCGCTATTACACCACCTACGATTCTTTTATATGCCAACTCATGGGTCTCTTGCAGTCTCAGTTGATGAACACCAGACCGAGCTTCGCTTTGGCAACCATGGCTTTGATCATCTTGAGCCTGCCCACCTCAACacttttgcttttcttccATTTACTTGATCTCACAAAGGGGATCCTAACTCTTAACTAG